In Mucilaginibacter celer, one DNA window encodes the following:
- a CDS encoding vWA domain-containing protein translates to MLRFANTEYLWGLLAIPLLLFIFLRVAWWKRKAIASLGNKDVVAQMMPQVSHSRPTIKFIFFILAYAILIIGIADPQLGSKTEDVKRKGADLMILLDVSNSMLAQDLAPNRLENAKRALAQLIDKLHDDRIGIIVFAGQAYVQLPVTTDYSAAKLFLNTINTDMVPTQGTAIGAAINLGLQSFDFKNGTGKSMIIITDGENHEDDAVLAAKEALSRGVTVNVVGVGSEEGAPIPILQNGKQIGFHNDSTGHPVVSKLNEAMGKEISEAGSGVYVRANNANSGLNIVMDQIAKVQRKMTDTKQFKDFEDRFQFFLAITFVLLLVEFFISNRKNMRLSKIKLFEVEVKQP, encoded by the coding sequence ATGCTACGTTTTGCAAATACAGAATATTTATGGGGATTGCTTGCCATTCCGCTGCTGCTCTTTATTTTTTTGAGGGTTGCCTGGTGGAAACGCAAAGCCATAGCCTCGTTGGGTAATAAAGATGTGGTAGCCCAGATGATGCCGCAGGTTTCGCATTCGCGCCCAACCATTAAGTTTATCTTTTTCATTTTGGCTTATGCCATCCTGATCATCGGCATAGCCGACCCACAATTAGGCTCCAAAACCGAAGATGTAAAACGCAAGGGTGCCGACCTGATGATCCTGCTCGACGTATCCAACAGTATGCTGGCGCAGGACCTTGCCCCTAACCGCCTGGAAAACGCCAAACGCGCATTAGCCCAGCTGATAGATAAACTGCATGATGATCGTATCGGTATTATCGTATTTGCGGGCCAGGCTTATGTACAGTTGCCCGTTACTACCGATTATTCGGCGGCCAAGCTGTTTTTAAATACCATCAATACGGATATGGTACCTACACAAGGTACTGCTATCGGCGCTGCAATCAATTTGGGCTTACAATCTTTCGATTTTAAGAACGGTACCGGCAAATCCATGATCATTATTACCGATGGTGAAAATCATGAGGACGACGCGGTATTAGCAGCCAAAGAGGCGTTATCAAGAGGCGTTACGGTAAATGTTGTTGGCGTAGGATCTGAAGAAGGTGCGCCGATACCTATTTTGCAGAATGGTAAGCAAATCGGTTTTCATAACGACAGCACCGGGCACCCGGTGGTAAGTAAGCTTAACGAGGCCATGGGTAAAGAAATTTCGGAAGCAGGCAGCGGCGTTTATGTGCGGGCCAACAACGCCAACAGCGGCTTGAACATCGTGATGGACCAGATTGCCAAAGTGCAGCGCAAAATGACCGATACCAAACAGTTTAAAGATTTTGAGGATAGATTCCAGTTTTTCCTGGCCATTACTTTTGTACTGTTGCTGGTTGAGTTTTTCATCTCCAACCGTAAAAACATGCGCCTCAGCAAAATCAAATTATTTGAAGTTGAAGTAAAACAACCATGA
- a CDS encoding tetratricopeptide repeat protein: MKQYIIAIILVLQASLTFAQQEKKFIKQGNELYQQKKYKEAEAAYRQATGKQAKTLEGNFNLADAMFKQKKYGDASALFNKIANGTSDKNAKAGAFHNVGNSFLTEKKYQESIDAYKKALLNNPKDDETRYNLAYAQKMLKNQQDKNKGGGGGGGNNNKDKNKDKNKDNKNQDDKNKDKSDKDKKDQDKNKQDQDKQNQDQKDQQQQQGQQPNQLSKDDAQRMLDALNNDEKQTQDKLKNKKLKGAKVPISKDW, translated from the coding sequence ATGAAGCAATATATCATAGCCATCATTTTAGTGCTGCAGGCTTCATTAACGTTTGCCCAGCAGGAAAAAAAGTTCATTAAACAGGGTAATGAGCTTTATCAGCAAAAAAAATATAAAGAAGCCGAAGCAGCTTACCGCCAGGCCACAGGCAAACAAGCCAAAACCCTCGAGGGTAATTTTAACCTTGCGGATGCCATGTTCAAGCAAAAAAAATATGGCGATGCCTCTGCCCTTTTCAACAAAATTGCCAACGGCACAAGCGATAAAAACGCGAAGGCGGGCGCTTTTCATAACGTGGGCAACTCGTTTTTAACCGAGAAAAAATACCAGGAAAGTATCGATGCCTATAAAAAAGCCTTGCTGAACAACCCCAAGGATGATGAAACCCGCTACAACCTTGCCTACGCTCAAAAAATGCTGAAAAACCAGCAGGATAAAAACAAAGGCGGCGGCGGTGGAGGCGGCAACAATAACAAAGACAAAAACAAGGATAAAAATAAAGACAACAAGAACCAGGACGACAAGAATAAAGACAAGAGCGATAAGGATAAGAAGGATCAGGATAAAAACAAGCAGGACCAGGACAAGCAAAACCAGGATCAGAAAGATCAGCAGCAACAGCAGGGCCAGCAGCCCAACCAGTTGTCAAAAGATGATGCCCAGCGCATGCTTGATGCTTTAAACAACGATGAAAAGCAAACCCAGGATAAGCTGAAGAATAAAAAATTAAAAGGAGCCAAAGTCCCTATTTCAAAAGACTGGTAA
- a CDS encoding BatD family protein — MKIKLFILTLLLFCSSLAFAQVKFTASADRTTIGTGEIFEITFSINANGERFAPPAFAGFQVVAGPNVSNSVSMINGVTSVSMAYGYDLMATKEGEFTIGPATIMAGGRPYSTTPIKIRVVKGSAGSGNGPQGNSRQQQQQQQQFNAPDESNIQRGRVRDISKSLFLRTSVDKSTVYLGQQIVMNLRLYTRVSIVNGEPEKIPDLNSFYSQDIKNNNPNAQWRTEVLNGVRYNVTDIKKTILFPQHEGNITIEPAIMNFVIRQQAASSSGDPFDAFFGGYEDVKYRVKGTPVVIHVKPLPLAGKPVDFSGAVGKFNISASLDKNEIKANDAINYQLKVSGTGNLKLLKPISPNFPPDFEKYDPKVTDTIVENESGSSGSRRYTYLLIPRHQGDYTIDPVKFSYFNPATGKYVTLTTRAFPVKVAKGTGDNSNVTAFSSAGKQDVKVLSNDIRYIKTENELNEVGSDFYDSGLYYFLLILGPLGFAGALVYGKWRDKNNADVVGTKSRKAGRVAAKHLAVAKQRLAANDNKAFYEDLFRGLYGYLSDKLNIPYADLNREKIGDELKARSLDESLINEMLDTLDMCEMARYAPVSGITGQQVFDKAQTMINNIESKI, encoded by the coding sequence ATGAAAATTAAACTATTCATATTAACGCTGTTGTTGTTTTGCTCAAGCCTGGCTTTCGCACAGGTAAAGTTTACGGCATCGGCAGATAGAACTACCATAGGCACGGGCGAGATTTTTGAAATTACCTTCTCTATCAATGCCAATGGCGAACGCTTCGCGCCTCCAGCTTTCGCCGGTTTCCAGGTGGTTGCAGGGCCTAATGTATCCAACAGCGTATCCATGATAAACGGGGTAACTTCGGTAAGCATGGCTTATGGCTACGATCTGATGGCTACTAAAGAGGGCGAATTTACTATAGGTCCGGCTACTATTATGGCGGGCGGCAGGCCTTATAGTACAACTCCTATCAAAATAAGGGTTGTGAAAGGTTCGGCCGGCAGCGGTAACGGCCCTCAGGGTAATAGCCGCCAGCAACAACAACAGCAGCAGCAATTCAATGCTCCGGACGAAAGCAATATTCAACGCGGCAGGGTTAGAGACATTTCAAAATCACTTTTTTTGCGTACTTCGGTTGATAAATCAACGGTATACTTAGGCCAGCAAATAGTAATGAACCTGAGGCTTTATACCCGGGTGTCAATTGTTAACGGCGAACCTGAAAAAATTCCGGATCTGAATAGTTTTTACAGCCAGGATATTAAAAACAATAACCCCAATGCGCAATGGCGTACCGAAGTTTTAAACGGCGTAAGGTATAACGTAACCGATATCAAGAAAACCATCCTGTTCCCCCAGCATGAGGGCAATATCACTATCGAGCCTGCCATCATGAACTTTGTGATCAGGCAACAGGCCGCATCATCATCCGGCGATCCTTTCGATGCTTTTTTTGGGGGATATGAAGATGTAAAATACCGCGTTAAAGGTACCCCGGTGGTTATCCACGTAAAACCATTGCCACTGGCAGGTAAACCGGTCGATTTTAGCGGCGCGGTAGGCAAATTTAATATCTCGGCCTCGCTTGATAAAAATGAGATCAAGGCCAATGACGCCATCAATTATCAACTGAAAGTTAGCGGTACCGGCAACTTGAAATTATTAAAGCCGATAAGCCCCAACTTCCCGCCCGATTTTGAAAAGTACGATCCCAAGGTAACCGATACCATCGTCGAAAACGAAAGCGGCTCATCGGGCAGCAGAAGATATACTTATTTACTAATCCCAAGACACCAGGGCGATTATACTATTGATCCGGTGAAGTTCTCGTATTTCAACCCGGCTACCGGCAAGTATGTGACTTTAACAACCCGGGCCTTCCCGGTTAAAGTAGCCAAAGGCACAGGCGATAACAGTAACGTTACGGCTTTCTCCAGCGCAGGCAAACAGGATGTTAAAGTACTGAGCAATGATATACGCTACATTAAAACCGAAAATGAATTAAACGAAGTAGGCAGCGATTTTTATGACTCGGGCCTGTATTATTTCCTGTTAATTTTAGGTCCGCTGGGATTTGCCGGAGCATTGGTTTACGGCAAATGGCGCGATAAAAACAATGCCGATGTGGTGGGTACCAAAAGCCGCAAGGCGGGCAGGGTGGCTGCCAAACATTTGGCTGTAGCCAAACAACGCCTGGCCGCTAACGATAATAAAGCCTTTTACGAAGATCTGTTCCGCGGATTGTATGGTTACTTAAGCGATAAGTTGAATATCCCCTATGCCGACCTGAACCGTGAAAAAATTGGCGATGAACTGAAAGCCCGTTCGCTTGATGAAAGCCTCATTAACGAGATGCTGGATACCCTGGATATGTGCGAGATGGCACGTTACGCGCCGGTATCGGGCATTACCGGTCAGCAGGTATTTGATAAGGCCCAAACCATGATCAATAACATTGAAAGTAAAATATAA
- a CDS encoding tetratricopeptide repeat protein yields the protein MLKRIIYLFMIVAMPLLAFGDVTVNAQLKKGNEQYAKGQYKEAIATYQKIADDGHMSALVYFNLGNAYFKNNDVPSALLYYEKAHKLSPGDEDINFNIQFANQKTTDKVEAPTEFFITRWWHSFILRFSLTTLAVISVLLMITGFALLVVYRFTNSVGVKKASFYAALLIIFLGLGSMFTADRQQQYFDGHHGAIIFSNSVNVKSAPTPTAKNLFLIHDGTKVDVLDNNNGWMRVKLANGSEGWINASDAREI from the coding sequence ATGCTAAAACGCATTATATACCTGTTCATGATTGTAGCCATGCCGCTGTTGGCGTTTGGCGACGTGACTGTGAACGCCCAATTAAAAAAAGGGAACGAACAATACGCTAAAGGCCAATACAAGGAGGCTATCGCCACCTATCAAAAAATAGCAGATGATGGCCACATGTCGGCCCTGGTTTATTTTAACCTCGGCAACGCTTATTTTAAAAATAACGACGTACCATCGGCTTTACTCTATTACGAAAAAGCTCATAAATTATCGCCTGGCGATGAGGACATTAATTTTAATATCCAGTTTGCCAATCAAAAAACTACCGATAAGGTTGAGGCCCCTACCGAGTTTTTTATCACCCGCTGGTGGCATTCGTTTATCCTGCGTTTTTCATTAACTACGCTGGCTGTTATAAGCGTATTGTTGATGATAACGGGATTTGCCTTGCTGGTAGTTTACCGCTTCACTAATTCGGTTGGGGTTAAAAAAGCTTCGTTTTACGCCGCTTTGCTTATTATATTTTTAGGTTTAGGCAGCATGTTTACCGCCGACAGGCAGCAACAATATTTTGATGGCCATCATGGCGCTATCATCTTCAGCAATTCGGTAAACGTAAAAAGCGCACCCACACCAACGGCAAAAAACCTGTTCCTGATTCATGATGGTACCAAGGTTGATGTACTGGATAATAACAACGGCTGGATGAGGGTAAAATTGGCCAACGGCAGCGAAGGTTGGATCAATGCTTCCGATGCGAGGGAGATTTGA
- a CDS encoding Crp/Fnr family transcriptional regulator, whose amino-acid sequence MQAEEILKQHLAKTISLTDEQFAYVASHFKQQSYKKGQAIISEGDKVDHEYFVLSGCLKSFFINDDVKMYILQFAMPTWWASDYNALYNQTRATINLDCITDAEVLSISNADREKLCNELHPVEHFFRWRTNKGFVASQKRLLSFMNNDAKKRYEELMTLYPALYNMVPKHLIAAYLGVSRETLSRLYHS is encoded by the coding sequence ATGCAAGCTGAAGAAATCCTCAAACAGCACCTCGCCAAAACCATTAGCCTGACTGATGAGCAGTTTGCTTACGTAGCCTCTCATTTCAAGCAACAATCGTATAAAAAAGGGCAAGCCATCATTAGCGAGGGCGATAAAGTAGATCACGAGTATTTTGTGTTATCGGGCTGCCTGAAATCGTTTTTTATTAACGATGATGTAAAAATGTACATCCTGCAGTTTGCCATGCCTACCTGGTGGGCATCCGATTATAATGCGCTTTACAACCAAACACGCGCTACCATCAACCTGGATTGTATTACCGATGCCGAAGTGCTGTCCATCTCCAACGCCGATAGGGAAAAGCTTTGCAACGAGCTGCACCCGGTTGAGCATTTTTTCAGATGGCGTACCAACAAGGGCTTCGTAGCTTCTCAAAAACGGCTTTTATCGTTTATGAATAACGATGCCAAAAAACGTTATGAAGAGTTAATGACCTTGTACCCTGCTCTGTATAATATGGTGCCTAAACATTTAATTGCGGCGTATTTGGGTGTATCCCGCGAGACTTTGAGCAGGTTATATCATTCGTAA
- a CDS encoding SMUG2 DNA glycosylase family protein, which yields MTFADRVIQFNEQLTYTGDPLPPGIRILNPFKEHPQTMRIVDAFYHKYYNDNNQRHIILGINPGRFGGGLTGIPFTDPKRLMSECHVPYEGKLSHEPSSVFVYEVINAYGGAEAFYNKIYINSPCPLGFISIDEKGREKNYNYYDSKELTKAVYHFMIENIRKQIALGINTDKCFCFGTGKNETFLKKLNDEYRFFGEIIALEHPRFIMQYKTKSKQFYIDKYLEAFDR from the coding sequence ATGACATTTGCAGACAGGGTTATCCAATTTAATGAGCAACTCACCTACACCGGTGACCCGCTACCGCCCGGCATCCGCATCCTTAACCCTTTTAAAGAGCATCCGCAAACCATGCGTATTGTTGATGCTTTTTATCATAAATATTATAACGATAACAACCAGCGCCATATCATCCTGGGCATTAACCCCGGCAGGTTTGGAGGTGGGCTAACCGGCATTCCTTTTACCGATCCTAAACGATTAATGTCCGAATGCCATGTCCCCTACGAGGGGAAACTCTCGCACGAGCCTTCATCAGTTTTTGTGTATGAAGTGATTAACGCCTATGGCGGCGCGGAAGCTTTTTATAACAAGATCTACATCAATTCGCCCTGCCCGCTGGGTTTTATCAGTATTGATGAGAAAGGCCGGGAGAAGAATTACAACTATTACGACAGTAAAGAACTAACCAAAGCTGTTTATCATTTCATGATAGAAAATATCCGGAAGCAGATTGCCCTTGGTATTAATACCGATAAATGCTTTTGCTTCGGCACTGGTAAAAACGAAACTTTTTTAAAGAAGCTGAATGATGAATACCGCTTTTTTGGCGAGATTATAGCATTGGAGCATCCGCGTTTTATTATGCAGTATAAAACTAAAAGTAAGCAGTTTTATATTGATAAGTATCTGGAGGCGTTTGACCGTTAA
- a CDS encoding helix-turn-helix domain-containing protein: protein MIHYSNLPSLFKRYGFPLPENPMVAVVPCRGTCDLAERELTGDFYMIAFKKLKSGTISYGRTKYDHENGSLMFVKPRQVIQFREIELEEAGFNIFFHEDFLNGHALHDEIKKYGFFEYETNEALHLSPREEQIIWELHDKIEAELNGNMDEYSRDIILTHIDSVLKYSQRFYKRQFINRTELSGKTVSKFNKALSAYFDKGLLQTKGLPTVATMAYDLNISARYLSDMLKQETGKTAMELIHIYLISEAKNKLKGEDQSVSEIAYTLGFENLPYFSRLFKKETGLSPNQFKKQLVN from the coding sequence ATGATCCATTATAGCAATCTTCCCAGCCTTTTTAAAAGGTACGGTTTTCCGCTACCTGAAAATCCAATGGTAGCCGTTGTGCCTTGCCGCGGTACCTGCGACCTTGCCGAAAGGGAGCTTACGGGCGACTTTTACATGATCGCATTTAAAAAACTTAAATCGGGCACTATAAGTTACGGTCGTACCAAATACGATCATGAAAACGGGTCGCTCATGTTTGTAAAGCCAAGGCAGGTAATTCAGTTCAGGGAGATTGAGCTGGAGGAAGCCGGTTTTAATATCTTTTTTCACGAAGATTTTCTGAACGGCCATGCCCTGCACGACGAGATAAAAAAATATGGCTTTTTTGAATACGAAACCAATGAAGCCCTGCACCTCTCACCCCGCGAAGAACAGATCATCTGGGAGCTGCATGACAAGATAGAGGCCGAACTGAACGGTAATATGGACGAGTACAGCCGCGATATCATCCTTACCCATATCGATTCGGTGTTGAAATACTCGCAGCGTTTTTACAAACGCCAGTTCATTAACCGCACCGAGCTATCGGGCAAAACCGTATCTAAATTCAACAAGGCATTATCCGCTTATTTTGATAAAGGATTACTGCAAACCAAAGGCTTGCCAACGGTAGCCACGATGGCGTATGACCTGAATATCTCGGCCCGTTACCTGAGCGATATGCTGAAACAGGAAACCGGCAAAACCGCTATGGAGCTGATCCACATTTATCTTATTAGCGAGGCAAAAAACAAGCTGAAAGGCGAAGACCAAAGCGTATCTGAAATTGCCTATACCTTAGGCTTTGAAAACCTGCCGTATTTTTCGCGCTTGTTTAAAAAAGAAACAGGATTAAGCCCGAACCAGTTTAAAAAACAATTGGTTAACTAA
- a CDS encoding SDR family NAD(P)-dependent oxidoreductase, whose amino-acid sequence MAKTIFITGASRGFGKIWAEAFLKRGDKVVATARDISTLNDLTKQYGDSILALQLDVNDRDADFAAIQQAKAHFGSIDVLINNAGYGLFGSVEETSEKEARDQMETNFFGLLWLTQAAIPVMREQGQGHIIQVSSVLGLVAAPILSIYNASKFAVEGLSETLAAEVKGFGIKVSIVEPNGFSTDWGSASAVHSVALPQYDEMKAKQQASFTADFFGKPEATTDAILKLIDSENPPLRLFLGKIGYQWVKQVYAGRAAEWDEWNDVSVAAHGH is encoded by the coding sequence ATGGCAAAAACAATTTTTATAACAGGTGCTTCCCGCGGGTTCGGAAAGATCTGGGCAGAAGCATTTTTAAAACGTGGCGATAAAGTAGTAGCAACAGCACGCGATATCAGCACGCTTAATGACCTTACTAAACAATACGGCGACAGTATTTTAGCGCTGCAACTGGACGTGAACGACCGCGATGCAGATTTCGCTGCCATACAACAGGCCAAAGCACATTTCGGCAGTATCGATGTGCTGATTAACAATGCCGGCTACGGCTTATTCGGCAGTGTTGAAGAAACATCTGAAAAAGAGGCCCGCGACCAGATGGAAACCAACTTTTTCGGTTTGCTATGGCTAACTCAGGCTGCCATACCGGTAATGCGTGAGCAAGGCCAGGGCCATATTATCCAGGTATCAAGCGTATTGGGTTTGGTTGCCGCACCTATTTTAAGCATATATAACGCCTCGAAATTCGCGGTTGAAGGTTTGAGCGAAACCCTTGCTGCCGAAGTAAAAGGTTTCGGCATTAAAGTTTCTATCGTTGAGCCAAACGGTTTTTCTACCGATTGGGGAAGTGCTTCGGCTGTACACTCGGTAGCTTTGCCGCAATATGATGAGATGAAAGCCAAACAACAGGCCAGTTTTACCGCCGATTTCTTTGGCAAACCGGAAGCAACTACCGATGCTATCCTGAAACTGATCGACAGCGAAAACCCACCATTGCGTTTGTTCCTTGGTAAAATCGGTTACCAATGGGTTAAACAGGTTTACGCAGGCCGCGCAGCCGAGTGGGATGAATGGAATGATGTTTCGGTAGCTGCACACGGGCACTAA
- a CDS encoding SDR family oxidoreductase yields the protein MNNQSESKSTLNGKRVIILGGSTGIGFSTAQAAAAEGAKIVIVSGNQGRIDKALSQLPEGTEGYAVDLAHEENIKAFFEQAGNFDHLVYTAAENLNLNNIGETDIDAARKFLNLRYWGAYAAVKYSVPFINEGGSVNLTGGTAGTRPAKGWTIASSICGAIEGLVRALAVELAPIRVNAVVPGVIDTNLWDSLDSAAKEGLYNWAKDTLLLNRVGNAEDVALGFIYLMKQSFGTGQNLVIDGGTLLV from the coding sequence ATGAATAATCAAAGCGAAAGCAAATCAACATTAAATGGTAAAAGGGTAATTATATTAGGCGGAAGTACCGGTATAGGTTTTTCAACCGCGCAGGCCGCCGCTGCCGAAGGTGCTAAAATTGTGATAGTATCAGGTAACCAGGGCCGTATTGATAAAGCCCTAAGCCAGTTGCCCGAAGGGACGGAAGGCTATGCTGTTGACCTGGCTCACGAAGAGAATATCAAAGCATTTTTTGAGCAGGCCGGCAATTTTGATCACCTTGTATATACTGCTGCCGAAAACCTCAACCTCAATAACATTGGCGAAACCGATATCGATGCCGCGCGTAAATTTTTAAATTTACGTTATTGGGGCGCTTATGCGGCCGTTAAATATAGCGTTCCGTTTATTAACGAAGGTGGTTCGGTTAACCTAACCGGCGGCACAGCGGGCACCCGCCCGGCCAAAGGATGGACCATAGCCAGCAGTATTTGTGGTGCTATAGAGGGTTTGGTACGCGCCCTGGCTGTTGAACTGGCCCCTATACGTGTTAACGCAGTGGTTCCGGGAGTTATTGATACTAATTTATGGGATAGTTTGGATTCCGCCGCTAAAGAAGGTTTGTACAACTGGGCTAAAGATACGCTGTTGCTTAACCGTGTAGGGAATGCTGAAGATGTAGCATTAGGATTTATTTACCTGATGAAACAGAGCTTTGGCACAGGCCAAAACCTGGTGATTGATGGCGGCACATTGCTGGTGTAA